A single window of Nitrospirota bacterium DNA harbors:
- the dinB gene encoding DNA polymerase IV yields the protein MSPIIICIDMDAFFASVEQQANPRLRGKPVAVIGSGGRTVVTTRSYEARAFGVKTGMNIYEARKLCPHLILVVGDNEKYTHTCRELSVLYNRYTPDIEIYSIDEAFLDVTTTHHLFGGPVAIGASIKKEVKDQFGINCTVGIAPNILMAKLASDIAKPDGLKWIKPEETETVLKDLPVGELWGIGSATTERLEQFGIRTCGELGKAPVSLLRNKFGIMGETLKHMGLGRCDRPLIVREGNPKSIGHSMTLPEDISDREAITSELLKLSSMVGRRARTYGFAGKKITLTVRYADFKTFTKQAALQAYSNGTHEIYHAARDILDSIRLADKVRLLGVSLSELLQDNGGQLALFHDDAKEKSILKAVDRLNDKFGDFTVTWASYLKTMEPPGVISPAWRPSGVRHIDIKK from the coding sequence ATGTCCCCCATAATCATCTGCATAGATATGGATGCCTTTTTTGCCTCTGTGGAGCAGCAGGCTAATCCCCGGCTCAGAGGCAAACCTGTAGCGGTTATCGGTTCAGGCGGCAGGACAGTCGTCACCACGCGTTCCTATGAGGCGCGGGCGTTCGGGGTAAAGACAGGGATGAATATCTATGAGGCAAGAAAGCTCTGCCCCCATCTCATTCTGGTAGTCGGCGATAACGAAAAATATACCCATACCTGCAGAGAACTTTCCGTGCTCTACAACCGTTATACGCCTGATATCGAAATCTACTCAATTGATGAGGCATTTCTTGACGTAACAACAACCCATCACCTCTTTGGCGGCCCGGTTGCCATAGGAGCCTCCATCAAAAAAGAAGTAAAGGATCAGTTCGGCATCAACTGCACTGTCGGGATAGCGCCCAATATCCTTATGGCAAAACTTGCCAGTGACATCGCAAAGCCTGACGGCCTCAAATGGATAAAGCCCGAAGAAACGGAAACCGTGCTGAAAGACCTTCCGGTCGGAGAACTCTGGGGGATTGGGTCGGCCACTACGGAAAGACTTGAGCAATTTGGCATCAGGACATGCGGTGAGCTGGGTAAGGCGCCGGTAAGCCTGTTACGGAACAAATTCGGCATCATGGGGGAGACCTTGAAGCATATGGGTCTTGGGCGCTGTGACAGACCCCTCATCGTCAGGGAAGGAAACCCGAAATCCATAGGGCACAGCATGACCCTGCCGGAAGATATATCCGACAGGGAAGCCATAACGTCAGAGCTTTTGAAATTAAGCTCAATGGTCGGCAGAAGGGCAAGAACGTATGGGTTTGCCGGCAAGAAGATAACGCTTACGGTACGGTATGCCGATTTTAAGACCTTCACAAAACAGGCTGCGCTTCAGGCCTATAGCAACGGCACGCATGAGATCTACCATGCTGCACGGGATATCCTGGATTCGATAAGACTTGCTGACAAGGTCAGACTGCTTGGTGTGAGCCTTTCTGAGCTGCTGCAGGATAATGGCGGCCAGCTGGCCCTGTTTCATGACGATGCAAAGGAGAAATCCATCTTAAAGGCGGTCGACCGTCTCAATGACAAGTTCGGTGATTTTACGGTCACATGGGCATCCTATCTGAAAACAATGGAACCTCCCGGCGTCATATCCCCTGCATGGAGACCAAGCGGCGTCCGGCATATCGATATAAAAAAATGA
- a CDS encoding HigA family addiction module antidote protein — translation MTAKQKLLEPIHPGEILLEEFMKPMGISINRLARDISVPPGRISAIVNNKRAITADTAIRLSRYFGTSAEVWMGLQTDFELRIAQRTIGAEVEKRVHRHAA, via the coding sequence ATGACTGCAAAACAGAAACTTCTTGAGCCTATTCACCCGGGGGAGATCCTCCTTGAGGAATTCATGAAGCCGATGGGGATCAGCATCAACAGGCTCGCCCGCGACATCTCCGTGCCGCCTGGTCGCATAAGCGCTATTGTCAACAACAAGCGTGCCATAACTGCCGACACGGCAATCCGTCTCAGCAGATACTTTGGCACGTCAGCAGAGGTATGGATGGGGCTGCAGACTGACTTTGAGCTTCGTATTGCCCAACGGACAATCGGAGCTGAAGTGGAGAAACGCGTCCATCGTCATGCAGCCTAA
- a CDS encoding type II toxin-antitoxin system RelE/ParE family toxin — protein sequence MIRSFRNARTEKLFNDLDVPGFRSFERVARRKLLYLHQARRLEDLRVPPGNLLEALKGDRKGQYSIRINDQWRICFCWKDGDACDVEITDYH from the coding sequence ATGATACGGTCCTTCCGTAATGCAAGAACCGAGAAACTGTTCAATGACCTGGACGTGCCGGGGTTTCGTTCATTCGAGCGGGTTGCACGGCGTAAGCTTTTGTACCTTCACCAGGCCAGGCGGCTGGAGGACCTCAGGGTCCCGCCGGGCAACCTGCTTGAAGCCCTGAAGGGCGACCGCAAGGGACAATACAGCATCAGGATCAACGATCAATGGCGAATATGTTTTTGCTGGAAAGACGGAGATGCCTGTGACGTTGAAATAACCGACTACCATTAG
- a CDS encoding type II toxin-antitoxin system HicA family toxin translates to MGPLAGFRYKEVVRKLRNTGFVFDRNAKGSHEIWWHPTTRKRTTIPNHPGDIPEGTLRAILKQADLPVEEFLKL, encoded by the coding sequence ATGGGTCCGCTTGCCGGATTCAGGTATAAGGAGGTTGTGCGTAAACTCAGAAATACAGGATTTGTTTTTGACCGTAATGCAAAAGGCAGCCACGAGATCTGGTGGCACCCAACTACCCGCAAAAGAACCACCATTCCAAACCATCCCGGAGATATTCCTGAAGGCACCTTGAGGGCCATACTGAAACAGGCGGACCTTCCCGTTGAAGAATTTCTGAAATTGTAA
- a CDS encoding AAA family ATPase has product MEKLLDLIYDHDLATWSETAEAAFKELFGSDTGRYEKRAEKAVQIRAPKFNDENNIPFSCLIEPSNPKSGPFGGMSIGIFPVEGAPCLITLGTGTTGLHPDEAILARQGHARKTQAICEAINKREKRFAAWAKYDPTRTDLPVPGNVAKEFDYYAAPLKRYGKDVHAIYRPAEDRAATAFALKAFLDLYFEERGYLPLKGYQDEYEAVRAEYFRCLMPDISTNEVAKLLSERQYVVLEGPPGTGKTRLALELLQNQYAGQGHSIQFHPNTTYENFVGGLAPSATTSNMGFRFEPVMGELMKAAVAAKNSSPKPYLLHVDEINRADLSKVLGEAVFLLEYAEEKPRAITLPYDFGPPFHSKLALPANLYILGTMNSADRSIAIVDVAIRRRFAFVKLWPQFGVVQASGSKLAEEAFKRLLTIFTEYASEDAFALMPGHSYFLPKDGRDSTALNSLQVNLLPLLAEYLAQGYVTSFADHVRGYCQWVESLTAVPD; this is encoded by the coding sequence GTGGAAAAACTTCTGGACTTAATCTACGATCACGATTTGGCCACATGGAGCGAAACTGCGGAGGCAGCCTTCAAGGAACTCTTTGGGAGCGACACAGGTCGTTACGAAAAGAGAGCCGAAAAAGCAGTCCAGATTCGCGCTCCCAAATTTAACGACGAGAACAATATCCCTTTTTCTTGCCTTATCGAGCCATCGAATCCGAAGTCGGGACCCTTCGGCGGCATGAGTATTGGTATCTTTCCTGTGGAAGGTGCTCCATGTTTGATTACACTTGGAACCGGCACAACAGGATTGCATCCTGATGAGGCAATCCTCGCTAGACAAGGCCATGCCCGAAAGACACAAGCGATTTGTGAAGCGATTAATAAACGTGAGAAACGTTTTGCGGCTTGGGCAAAATACGATCCAACGCGCACTGACTTACCTGTCCCGGGAAATGTAGCCAAAGAATTCGATTATTACGCTGCGCCTCTTAAACGCTACGGAAAAGACGTTCATGCGATTTATCGGCCGGCAGAGGATCGTGCTGCGACAGCATTCGCACTGAAAGCATTTCTTGATCTTTACTTCGAGGAGCGTGGTTACCTTCCTCTAAAAGGCTACCAAGACGAATACGAGGCAGTCCGCGCCGAATATTTCAGATGTCTTATGCCCGACATCTCGACAAACGAAGTAGCTAAGCTTCTTTCAGAACGTCAGTATGTTGTGCTTGAAGGCCCACCCGGAACTGGCAAAACTCGACTGGCCTTGGAGCTTCTACAGAATCAATACGCAGGGCAGGGACATTCAATACAATTTCACCCAAACACAACTTACGAGAATTTTGTTGGAGGATTAGCACCGTCAGCGACAACTAGTAACATGGGCTTTCGCTTCGAGCCAGTTATGGGAGAACTGATGAAAGCTGCTGTCGCTGCAAAAAATAGCAGCCCAAAACCATATCTATTGCATGTCGATGAAATTAACCGTGCTGATCTTTCCAAAGTTCTCGGGGAAGCCGTTTTTCTCCTTGAATATGCGGAGGAAAAACCACGCGCTATTACGCTTCCATATGATTTTGGTCCTCCGTTTCACAGCAAACTCGCACTGCCAGCAAACCTTTATATTCTCGGAACAATGAATAGTGCCGACCGAAGTATTGCAATCGTAGATGTTGCTATCCGCCGCCGTTTCGCCTTCGTAAAGCTCTGGCCCCAGTTCGGTGTAGTCCAGGCTTCTGGGAGCAAACTGGCTGAAGAAGCATTTAAGCGTTTACTCACGATATTTACTGAGTATGCTTCCGAAGATGCATTCGCGCTGATGCCCGGCCACTCCTACTTTTTACCCAAAGACGGGCGCGATTCCACTGCGTTGAACTCCCTGCAGGTAAACTTGCTTCCTCTTCTGGCAGAATATCTGGCGCAAGGCTACGTGACGAGCTTTGCGGATCACGTGCGCGGTTACTGTCAGTGGGTAGAATCTCTGACGGCAGTTCCCGATTGA
- a CDS encoding thioredoxin family protein — MEEQIVWGKSLGSALEQARKEHKLVLAAFFGKDCEACIRMNKCTLITESVMEYIKKYFIAVKYESGIDSEQFMRFDVTAKPASIVLDASGNEVFRKIGYFEPEVFIEKLEKARKKALHMAAAH, encoded by the coding sequence ATGGAAGAGCAAATTGTCTGGGGGAAAAGCCTTGGAAGCGCGCTTGAGCAGGCGCGAAAGGAACATAAGCTTGTGCTTGCCGCTTTTTTCGGCAAGGACTGCGAGGCATGCATAAGAATGAACAAATGCACATTGATCACCGAAAGCGTTATGGAATACATAAAGAAATATTTTATTGCTGTTAAATATGAATCAGGCATAGATTCCGAGCAGTTCATGCGTTTCGATGTAACAGCAAAGCCGGCGAGCATTGTGCTTGATGCTTCCGGCAATGAAGTATTCAGGAAGATAGGCTATTTTGAGCCTGAGGTATTTATCGAAAAGCTCGAAAAGGCCAGAAAAAAGGCTCTCCACATGGCGGCTGCACACTAG
- a CDS encoding type II toxin-antitoxin system HicB family antitoxin, which translates to MAEIFLKLHLEALEEGGFVATSPDLPGLVAQGRTMSETVEIAHDVARKLFESYEEHGDPLPASIRRPSREIDIDIAVGIA; encoded by the coding sequence ATGGCTGAAATATTTCTGAAGCTGCATCTTGAGGCCCTTGAAGAAGGCGGTTTTGTTGCAACGAGCCCTGACTTGCCCGGTCTTGTGGCACAAGGCAGAACAATGTCAGAGACCGTGGAAATAGCGCACGATGTTGCGAGGAAACTCTTCGAATCCTACGAAGAGCACGGCGACCCTCTTCCTGCCAGCATCAGAAGACCATCAAGAGAGATTGATATCGATATTGCTGTCGGCATTGCCTGA
- a CDS encoding ATP-binding protein, with the protein MLKKRYLTSYIVDDLKDKMVFVGGPRQVGKTTLCQNFIGASFNNPAYFNWDNRTDRKTIMTASWPGDAELLIFDEIHKYRQWKGLIKGEYDKLKDRFKFLVTGSARLDLYRRGGDSLQGRYHYYRLHPFSLAEMEGIPYRSFVAGELPMGKDFYQDALNTLDNFGGFPEPVTKQSKRQLRRWHNEKIERMFREDILDVQSIRDIGNMKLLSDILSSKVGALLSLNTIREDLEVSHRAVTHWMDILEAFYYHFRIYPFSAKKIRSLKKEPKLYLWDWSEVEDEAARFENLIASHLLKFVHFITDNEGHKAELYYLRDVDKREVDFLVTIKNRPWFAVEVKLNDTAPSPNLLYFRDRLAITHLFQVVKKEKTDRLEKGVRIISAGKFLAGLI; encoded by the coding sequence ATGCTGAAAAAACGGTATTTAACCTCATATATCGTTGATGACCTTAAGGATAAGATGGTATTTGTTGGCGGTCCGCGTCAGGTAGGAAAGACGACCCTCTGTCAAAACTTCATTGGAGCCTCATTCAATAACCCCGCATATTTTAATTGGGATAACAGAACCGACAGAAAGACTATCATGACAGCCTCGTGGCCAGGTGACGCCGAACTCCTTATTTTCGATGAGATTCACAAATACCGGCAGTGGAAGGGGCTCATCAAGGGGGAATACGACAAACTTAAGGACAGGTTTAAGTTCCTTGTTACCGGCAGTGCGAGGCTTGATCTCTACAGAAGAGGCGGAGATTCTCTGCAGGGGAGGTATCATTACTACAGGCTTCATCCCTTTAGCCTGGCCGAGATGGAAGGGATTCCATACAGGTCCTTTGTGGCCGGTGAATTGCCGATGGGAAAGGATTTTTATCAGGATGCCCTCAATACACTGGACAACTTTGGAGGGTTTCCCGAGCCTGTAACAAAGCAGAGCAAACGGCAGCTCAGGCGCTGGCATAATGAAAAGATCGAGCGGATGTTCCGGGAAGATATACTGGACGTACAGTCAATCAGGGATATCGGGAACATGAAGCTCCTTAGCGACATCCTGTCCTCAAAGGTCGGCGCCCTTCTGTCGCTCAATACCATACGGGAAGATCTCGAGGTCAGCCACCGCGCGGTGACGCACTGGATGGATATACTTGAGGCCTTCTACTACCACTTCCGCATCTATCCGTTCTCGGCAAAGAAGATACGATCTCTTAAAAAAGAGCCTAAGCTTTACCTGTGGGACTGGTCAGAAGTCGAGGATGAGGCTGCCCGTTTCGAGAACCTCATTGCGTCCCATCTCCTGAAATTCGTGCATTTCATCACAGATAATGAAGGCCACAAGGCTGAGCTTTACTATCTGCGGGATGTTGATAAGCGGGAGGTCGACTTTCTCGTGACCATAAAAAACAGACCCTGGTTTGCCGTTGAGGTAAAGCTCAATGATACTGCCCCCTCCCCAAACCTGCTCTATTTCAGGGACAGGCTGGCTATCACGCATCTGTTCCAGGTGGTGAAGAAGGAGAAGACAGACCGGCTTGAGAAGGGTGTAAGGATAATTTCTGCAGGAAAATTCCTTGCAGGGCTTATATAA
- the lexA gene encoding repressor LexA has protein sequence MDNLTDRQQDILDFLKAYALRHGYPPTFREIGEHFGFGWAAARAHLKAIERKGFLKIIPSKSRGIEIPGRPDPSEGRMIPVAGRVRAGQPILAYEDIESHLFVDSTLFPADDAFSLRVMGDSMIEAGIYNGDYVVVKPQQVIGNGEIGIVLIGDEATVKRVYIRKGHITLQPENRTMQAVTYKADEVSVVGKVLGVIRKL, from the coding sequence ATGGACAACTTGACCGACAGACAACAAGACATTCTGGATTTTCTGAAAGCCTATGCACTCAGACATGGCTATCCTCCAACCTTCAGGGAAATAGGTGAGCATTTCGGGTTTGGCTGGGCTGCCGCGAGAGCTCATCTCAAGGCGATAGAACGGAAGGGATTTCTGAAGATCATCCCTTCGAAGTCAAGGGGGATAGAAATACCGGGCAGACCTGATCCGTCTGAAGGGCGTATGATCCCGGTTGCAGGCAGGGTTCGGGCGGGGCAGCCTATCCTTGCCTATGAAGACATCGAGTCCCACTTATTTGTGGACAGCACGCTCTTTCCGGCTGACGATGCATTCTCTTTAAGGGTCATGGGAGACAGCATGATAGAGGCCGGCATTTACAACGGTGACTATGTTGTCGTAAAGCCGCAGCAGGTTATCGGAAATGGAGAGATCGGCATTGTGCTGATCGGGGATGAAGCGACCGTCAAGAGGGTATATATACGCAAGGGGCACATAACGCTGCAGCCTGAAAACAGAACTATGCAGGCTGTGACCTACAAGGCAGATGAAGTGTCTGTTGTCGGCAAGGTGCTGGGCGTCATCAGGAAGCTGTAA
- a CDS encoding heavy-metal-associated domain-containing protein, which yields MTASFAVEALDGVKKVDDDQEKHTLTIVFDDRKVTVDAIKEALIKANHRVEGNGEIVPK from the coding sequence ATGACGGCAAGTTTTGCCGTAGAGGCCCTTGACGGGGTGAAGAAGGTTGATGATGATCAGGAGAAACATACGCTCACGATCGTTTTTGATGACAGGAAAGTGACTGTTGATGCCATTAAAGAGGCCCTGATAAAGGCAAACCACAGGGTTGAGGGCAATGGTGAAATAGTGCCGAAGTGA
- a CDS encoding type II toxin-antitoxin system RelE/ParE family toxin, translated as MGKTIRFYRTVDGKCPVQRFLDSLPGKAAQKVAWVLGLIEDLDVVPSIYLKKLVNTEEIWECRIQLGSNAYRIFCFFDGNSVVVLTHGLTKKTQKTPQREIERAEAYRRDYLQRRTKR; from the coding sequence GTGGGTAAGACCATAAGATTTTATAGAACCGTTGACGGGAAATGCCCGGTGCAAAGATTTCTCGATTCACTGCCCGGCAAGGCAGCGCAAAAAGTAGCATGGGTGCTTGGCCTGATCGAGGACCTTGATGTCGTGCCCTCGATATACCTCAAGAAACTCGTGAATACTGAAGAGATATGGGAGTGCAGAATTCAGCTTGGCTCGAATGCATACCGGATATTCTGCTTCTTTGACGGCAATTCCGTTGTCGTGCTAACCCACGGATTGACCAAGAAGACGCAAAAGACCCCTCAGCGTGAGATTGAGCGGGCCGAGGCTTATAGAAGAGACTATTTGCAAAGGAGGACAAAGAGATGA
- a CDS encoding DUF3024 domain-containing protein, whose amino-acid sequence MALNDIEKKRIEKAVSASMEKLRPAPHIRPDLDYGYTISGQSIELFEIRPQWNNPKIRHESPFAKATFVRTKGKWKVFWIRADLKWHSYSPLPEMKAIEDFLAAVKKDEYHCFFG is encoded by the coding sequence ATGGCACTGAACGACATAGAAAAGAAAAGGATAGAGAAGGCGGTAAGCGCCTCTATGGAGAAGTTACGGCCTGCTCCGCATATTCGCCCGGACCTCGATTACGGGTATACGATCTCGGGCCAGAGTATTGAACTCTTCGAGATACGGCCACAGTGGAACAATCCGAAAATCAGGCATGAGAGCCCATTTGCCAAAGCGACATTTGTACGGACCAAGGGTAAGTGGAAGGTGTTCTGGATACGCGCTGATCTGAAGTGGCACAGCTACTCACCCCTGCCTGAGATGAAAGCGATTGAGGATTTTCTGGCTGCAGTAAAAAAAGACGAATACCATTGCTTCTTTGGGTAA
- a CDS encoding helix-turn-helix transcriptional regulator, with translation MSDLKKYVTERKKRDKAFAEGYDEGYEQFKIGVVLKHARETAGLTQEELAHRLKTKKTAISRIENHAEDIKLSTLEKVAHALGKRLEVKIA, from the coding sequence ATGAGTGATCTAAAGAAATATGTTACCGAAAGAAAGAAGAGGGATAAAGCTTTCGCCGAAGGATATGACGAGGGTTACGAACAGTTCAAGATCGGCGTGGTGCTCAAACATGCCCGTGAGACGGCAGGACTTACACAAGAAGAACTTGCCCACAGACTGAAGACCAAGAAGACCGCTATCTCAAGGATCGAAAACCATGCAGAAGATATAAAGCTCTCAACCCTGGAAAAAGTAGCCCATGCCCTTGGAAAACGGCTCGAAGTAAAAATAGCCTGA
- a CDS encoding dodecin domain-containing protein, whose product MSESVYKVIELVGTSTESWEKAAAVAVKTASKSLKDLRVAEVEKLDMHIEDGKIKAYRAKVKLSFKYHGK is encoded by the coding sequence ATGTCTGAAAGTGTTTACAAAGTGATCGAACTGGTAGGAACGAGCACGGAATCATGGGAGAAAGCTGCGGCAGTTGCAGTCAAGACCGCCTCCAAGTCGCTTAAGGATCTGCGCGTAGCAGAGGTTGAGAAGCTCGATATGCATATCGAGGACGGCAAGATCAAGGCATACAGGGCAAAGGTTAAACTCTCGTTCAAATATCACGGGAAATAA
- the vsr gene encoding DNA mismatch endonuclease Vsr — translation MADVHDKKTRSYNMSRIRSKDTKPELLVRKYLFSKGFRYKLHDKTLPGKPDLVFPKHKTVIFVHGCFWHGHEGLPG, via the coding sequence ATGGCAGATGTTCATGACAAAAAAACCAGAAGTTATAATATGTCGAGGATCAGGAGCAAGGATACCAAGCCGGAGCTCCTTGTCAGAAAATACTTATTTTCAAAAGGATTCAGGTACAAACTTCATGACAAGACTTTGCCGGGCAAACCTGATCTTGTTTTCCCAAAGCATAAAACTGTTATATTTGTGCATGGATGTTTTTGGCATGGGCATGAGGGACTTCCCGGATGA
- a CDS encoding DUF1016 domain-containing protein: MSIIKRTNNLDVIFERVKAILSEARAKAWQAVNAAMVVSYWEIGRIIIEEEQKGKKRADYGSYLLDALSERLTTEFGKGFDRTNISKMRAFYLAYPIVDAVRLQLTWTHYRLLLRVEKPEARAFYEIEAVNARWSTRELERQINSLLFERLALSRDKKGVLKLAQKGHEITSPTDLVKDPYVLEFTGIPQADRFFEKDLEQALINKLQHFLLELGKGFAFVARQQRITLDGRHFFIDLVFYNRLTRSFVLIDLKIGEIVHQDLGQMQMYVNYYQREMMAEGENPPIGIVLCADKSDAVVRYTLPEGNKRIFASRYKLYLPSEDELKKELLREKQEIEMQQRLGK; encoded by the coding sequence ATGTCAATAATCAAACGCACCAATAATCTCGATGTCATATTTGAGCGGGTTAAGGCCATACTCTCCGAGGCCCGCGCCAAAGCGTGGCAGGCGGTCAATGCCGCTATGGTAGTGAGCTACTGGGAGATTGGGCGTATTATTATCGAAGAAGAGCAGAAAGGAAAAAAGAGAGCCGATTACGGCAGTTATCTCCTTGATGCTCTTTCAGAACGTCTGACCACCGAATTTGGCAAAGGTTTTGACAGGACAAACATATCAAAAATGCGGGCCTTTTATCTCGCCTATCCAATTGTGGACGCAGTGCGTCTACAATTGACCTGGACCCACTACCGCCTCCTTTTACGGGTGGAAAAACCCGAGGCTCGTGCATTCTACGAGATTGAAGCGGTCAATGCCCGCTGGTCAACGCGCGAACTTGAGCGGCAGATCAACTCCCTTCTCTTTGAACGGCTCGCTCTGAGCCGCGACAAGAAAGGCGTCCTGAAACTGGCGCAGAAAGGGCACGAAATCACCTCACCTACTGACCTCGTAAAAGACCCTTATGTGCTTGAATTTACCGGCATCCCGCAGGCCGATCGCTTTTTTGAAAAAGATCTGGAACAGGCCCTTATCAACAAGCTGCAACATTTCCTGCTTGAACTGGGCAAGGGTTTTGCATTTGTGGCACGTCAGCAGCGTATAACGCTCGACGGACGGCATTTTTTTATTGACCTTGTTTTCTACAACCGCTTGACCCGCAGTTTCGTTCTGATCGACCTGAAGATCGGCGAGATTGTCCATCAGGACCTCGGGCAGATGCAGATGTATGTCAATTACTACCAACGGGAGATGATGGCGGAAGGTGAAAATCCGCCCATCGGCATCGTCCTTTGCGCTGACAAAAGCGACGCAGTTGTGCGTTACACCCTGCCGGAGGGCAATAAACGCATATTCGCCTCACGGTATAAGCTCTATCTGCCATCAGAAGACGAGCTGAAGAAAGAACTGCTGCGTGAAAAGCAGGAGATTGAAATGCAACAGAGACTGGGCAAATAA
- a CDS encoding OFA family MFS transporter produces the protein MQNKGWTVTVAGIGINLALGVLYAWSVIKKAIPSEWGWSDADKALPYSIACIVFACVMVPAGRLQDRIGPRWVATAGGILTGIGCIIASYAVTVLWFVIGFGIFAGAGIGLGYASATPPAVKWFPARKTGLIAGLVVAGFGLASVYISPVANHLTGFSLTGQPLPAVVELSNAKALADAEYEKARTVITVSEAEFGGLDVTFVAKELEGKDLARKDAAAQLLSLKERNIHRTLLSFGIGFLVVVTLLAQFLVAPPPGYQPPDAGAGVVKAAAAAVNLGPSEILRTPLFYLLWTMYAFAAGAGLMIIGNITTIAKLGKIEAGFILVALLAVGNAAGRIIAGMLSDRIGRLWTMFIIFLFQAGLMMILRTGLTDMIAFVVVSMLLGFNYGACLSVFPSAVKDNFGLKNFGINYGLVFTAWGVGGFIFPLFAGKLFEAAKKSTGAGSYNDAYLTAAVVLVLAAGLTFATRTIEKAHKKRICGS, from the coding sequence ATGCAGAATAAAGGATGGACCGTAACAGTTGCAGGCATAGGCATTAACCTCGCCCTTGGCGTGCTCTACGCCTGGAGCGTTATCAAGAAGGCGATTCCGTCAGAGTGGGGCTGGTCTGACGCTGACAAGGCTCTTCCCTACTCCATCGCCTGCATCGTCTTTGCGTGCGTGATGGTGCCTGCCGGCAGGCTTCAGGACAGGATTGGACCGCGGTGGGTCGCAACGGCCGGCGGCATTCTGACAGGGATAGGCTGCATTATCGCCTCGTATGCGGTCACCGTGCTCTGGTTTGTGATCGGTTTTGGGATCTTTGCCGGAGCAGGCATAGGCCTGGGGTATGCATCGGCCACGCCGCCTGCGGTCAAGTGGTTTCCAGCCCGCAAGACCGGTCTTATTGCCGGCCTCGTGGTCGCAGGCTTCGGCCTTGCCTCGGTCTATATTTCACCTGTGGCAAACCACCTCACCGGCTTCAGCCTTACCGGGCAGCCGCTTCCTGCGGTGGTGGAGCTGAGCAATGCAAAGGCTCTGGCCGATGCAGAGTATGAGAAGGCACGAACGGTCATAACCGTGTCTGAGGCCGAATTCGGAGGTCTCGACGTTACCTTTGTTGCAAAGGAACTCGAGGGGAAGGATCTGGCCCGTAAAGATGCGGCAGCGCAGCTGCTCAGTCTCAAGGAGCGCAATATCCATAGGACCCTGCTGTCCTTCGGGATCGGCTTCCTGGTCGTTGTGACGCTGCTTGCGCAGTTTCTGGTCGCCCCGCCGCCGGGGTATCAGCCGCCTGACGCCGGAGCCGGTGTGGTGAAGGCCGCCGCTGCCGCAGTGAACCTGGGGCCTTCGGAGATTCTGCGGACGCCGCTTTTTTATCTGCTCTGGACCATGTATGCCTTTGCTGCAGGCGCGGGTCTTATGATTATCGGAAACATCACCACCATTGCGAAGCTCGGCAAGATCGAGGCAGGGTTCATCCTGGTCGCCCTGCTTGCAGTCGGCAACGCCGCAGGCCGGATCATCGCCGGAATGCTCTCTGACCGGATCGGCCGTCTCTGGACCATGTTCATCATATTCCTGTTTCAGGCAGGCCTGATGATGATACTCCGAACAGGCCTTACGGATATGATCGCCTTTGTCGTCGTCTCGATGCTCCTGGGGTTTAATTACGGGGCATGTCTTTCGGTATTCCCTTCAGCGGTGAAGGACAACTTTGGTCTGAAGAACTTCGGTATTAATTACGGACTGGTCTTCACTGCCTGGGGTGTCGGCGGATTTATCTTTCCGCTCTTTGCCGGAAAGCTGTTTGAGGCAGCGAAAAAGAGTACGGGTGCGGGCAGCTACAATGACGCCTATCTGACTGCTGCGGTGGTGCTGGTGCTGGCTGCGGGGCTTACCTTTGCTACGCGAACGATCGAGAAGGCCCACAAGAAACGGATCTGCGGGTCGTAG